The following is a genomic window from Deltaproteobacteria bacterium.
CAGGAAAAGTCGCCGTTTTTCTCCCGGGGGAACTTTTCCGGAACACGGGTGCTCGAGCCCTCCGACGCTGACAAAATGTGCAGTCGGTGGGGCTTCTGATGGCACCCGCGGCAGAGCCGGCTACCGGACTCTTTGAGCTGGTTCGGGTTGGAAGAGGCGTGGGGGCTGTGGCATGAGGAACACATCACCTTTTTGACCGGCTCGTGGACGGTCGCATACCCCTCCTGCTCTGGGTCCTTGTCGTCGTGGCACTCGAAACAGATCTTTTGAGCTACCAGCAGTTTCTCGTAATCTGAAACATGAGGTGTATGACAGGAGAGGCATTCCCCCTCGGCCACAGGTTCGTGGGCGAACTTCAATGGAACCCCCTTTTCGTCTCTGGTCACGTCACCGTGGCAGCCGAAGCAGAGGGCGGCACCTTCCCTCTTCAACTGGAACTTATGGGCTGATGCGTGGGGATCGTGACAGGATGCGCATTCCATTTTGCCCACGGGAGCGTGGACGCTCCCCTTCCTGGCCTCTCCCGGGTCCTTATCGTCGTGGCACTCAAGGCAGATATGCTCATGCGTCAGGAGCTTCTTGTTTTTTGAAAAGTGCGGGTCGTGGCACTCGGTGCACTCCTCCTCCAGAACGGCGNNGCGGGCTTTTCCGTCATCGTCCTTCGTCGGGTCATCGTGGCACTCGAAACAGAGCGCCTTTACGCCCCCGATGAGGGCGATCTCCTGCCCCTCGAATTCGTGGCAGGACCCGCAGCCCTCCTCCAGGGCAGGATGGACCGTGTAGCGATTAAAGGTCAGTTCATCATCGCCCGATTTCATCTTCAGGGAGGGGATATCGCTTCCGACGACCATGAAGACCCGAATGGTATCTTTTCCCAGTTTGATGATGTTCATTCCCGGCGTAAGCTCCACATTCCCCCGGAAGAACTCCCCGTCCTCGAGGGAAAACTTCCGGATGTAATTGACCTCGCCCTCAACCGGCCCATCGTCTTCTGCGAAGCCGTAGATGGTGATTTTTTTCCCGCCCGTCAGGGTCAGATCGGGCGGATACAATACGTCTGTTTTCCCGCGCGACGGAAAGAGAAGGGAGAGCAAAAAAAGTGCGGCGATGAGTGACCGGTTGATGTTCATATTCAGATTCAGTGAGCGGCGACTCCGGCTTGATCCGTGGAGTCGACCCCCTCGGTCGCGACTCCAGCCTCCCCTTTCTTGAATGGATCCCGGGTAAAGACGGTCGTTGATTTTACGCTCGGGCACCGGGTGCAGTCGAGGCACCGTACGCAGTCGATCGAGTTGGGTTCCCGGTCAACCCTTATGTCGACGGGGCATATCTTCTCGCACTTCCCGCACTTGGTGCAGGTATCGGGGTTCCACTCGAGCCGGAAAAAACTCGCCTTGTTGAAAACGGAGAATATCGCTCCCAGGGGGCAGATAACCCGGCAGAAGGGCCTCTTCGAAAGCACGGACGTGGAAACGAAGAGCAACAGGATCGAGATCTTCGCCCAGAAGAGCCACTTGATCATCGACCGAACGTTCAGGTTGAGGGTTACCCAGGGAATCCCGCCGATGAGGGTCCCCATGGGGC
Proteins encoded in this region:
- a CDS encoding 4Fe-4S binding protein — encoded protein: MDYLKRRIVQLIGTFGTNGYYKGIFTASLYQGSLKSFCVPVLNCYACPNALFSCPIGTXPYYAMGILGVVGSSIGRMTCGTLCPFGFLQDILYKFRSWKFRIPTFLRYGKYLVLVGLVFIIPYVTQENWFSKLCPMGTLIGGIPWVTLNLNVRSMIKWLFWAKISILLLFVSTSVLSKRPFCRVICPLGAIFSVFNKASFFRLEWNPDTCTKCGKCEKICPVDIRVDREPNSIDCVRCLDCTRCPSVKSTTVFTRDPFKKGEAGVATEGVDSTDQAGVAAH